From a region of the Acidobacteriota bacterium genome:
- a CDS encoding glycoside hydrolase family 3 N-terminal domain-containing protein, producing the protein MDQLLEKIGQLFIIGFPGEAPPSRFLDFVCESQIGGVILFEENCPTHLQARENIERVQAFLPSAMPFVAVDQEGGRICRLRGAPAELSAPADYGKRNDLERFREDYSRSAVYMASLGVNLNLAPVADILLQLDNQCLKGRCFGDTPEQVALFVRAAVEISRSKGLYSCLKHFPGLGAATVDPHEATATVDYDRILWQQRERLPFEAGVKAGADLLMTTHVIAPRLDCEIVTGSSRVISQLARTELEFDGPIMTDDLTMKGAASLGSYGERAVKAFNAGHDLLLFGRDYEAAMQAYEHFVKGCRGGDVSAGRLEEALNRVAGLKFKLGRSVVH; encoded by the coding sequence ATGGATCAGCTATTAGAGAAAATCGGCCAGCTGTTCATCATCGGTTTTCCCGGTGAGGCGCCGCCTTCGCGCTTTCTGGATTTCGTCTGCGAGAGCCAGATTGGCGGTGTTATTTTGTTCGAGGAGAACTGCCCGACGCACCTGCAGGCCAGAGAGAACATCGAACGTGTCCAGGCATTCCTGCCGTCGGCCATGCCTTTCGTCGCCGTAGACCAGGAGGGCGGGCGGATTTGCCGTCTCCGTGGTGCTCCGGCGGAACTGAGCGCGCCGGCCGACTACGGCAAGCGCAACGACCTTGAGCGTTTCCGCGAGGATTACTCTCGCTCTGCCGTCTACATGGCTTCTCTCGGCGTAAACCTCAATCTGGCCCCGGTGGCCGATATTCTTCTCCAGCTGGACAACCAATGCCTGAAGGGTCGGTGTTTTGGGGATACGCCGGAGCAGGTCGCTCTGTTCGTCAGGGCGGCGGTCGAGATTTCGAGGTCGAAGGGTCTGTACTCCTGTTTGAAGCACTTTCCCGGCCTGGGCGCAGCGACGGTCGATCCGCACGAGGCCACGGCCACTGTTGATTACGATCGAATCCTCTGGCAACAGCGTGAGAGACTCCCGTTCGAGGCGGGCGTCAAGGCGGGGGCGGATCTTCTTATGACGACGCACGTGATTGCCCCCCGGCTGGACTGCGAGATAGTGACGGGCTCAAGCCGCGTGATTTCACAACTGGCGCGTACGGAACTCGAGTTTGACGGTCCGATCATGACCGATGATTTGACCATGAAGGGAGCAGCTTCCCTTGGTTCTTACGGCGAGCGGGCCGTCAAGGCGTTCAACGCGGGACATGATTTGCTGCTCTTCGGCCGGGACTACGAGGCGGCCATGCAGGCGTACGAGCACTTTGTGAAGGGCTGCCGGGGCGGTGACGTGTCCGCCGGACGCCTTGAGGAGGCTTTGAACCGCGTGGCCGGGTTGAAGTTCAAACTGGGGCGTTCTGTAGTTCACTGA